The Mercurialis annua linkage group LG8, ddMerAnnu1.2, whole genome shotgun sequence genome window below encodes:
- the LOC126661603 gene encoding uncharacterized protein LOC126661603 — protein MELSSLCQSLTLCDDEDIVECDLNAEAKSVGEQKVALSLFGKILSTKTINRDGIISTLNFIWRTKEPLVMEVVGNNIFVVHFQLMEDRRRILCGGPWKFQDHLIVLEIPVGLGNYRESSFDKVSFWVQIHNLPLMCLNKEAGKSLGSQIGEVEEVDPGASGDCLGKYIRVRVKVNIKKPLRRGLRVKMDDG, from the coding sequence ATGGAGCTATCATCCTTATGTCAGTCTTTAACTTTATGTGATGATGAAGACATTGTGGAATGTGATCTTAATGCTGAGGCAAAATCGGTTGGAGAACAAAAAGTTGCTCTATCGTTGTTTGGTAAAATTCTCTCTACGAAGACGATTAACAGAGATGGCATTATTAGCACCCTCAATTTTATTTGGAGAACAAAAGAACCACTGGTCATGGAAGTAGTGGGAAACAATATTTTTGTTGTTCATTTCCAATTGATGGAAGATAGAAGAAGAATTTTGTGTGGAGGCCCATGGAAATTTCAAGACCACCTAATTGTCTTAGAAATTCCAGTAGGGTTGGGAAATTACAGAGAATCTAGTTTTGATAAAGTTTCATTCTGGGTTCAGATTCATAATCTACCTCTTATGTGTTTGAACAAGGAGGCAGGAAAGTCACTTGGATCGCAGATTGGGGAAGTGGAGGAAGTAGACCCAGGAGCCTCTGGTGATTGTCTTGGAAAATATATCAGAGTACGAGTTAAAGTCAATATCAAGAAACCGTTGAGAAGAGGGTTAAGGGTGAAGATGGATGATGGATGA
- the LOC126661604 gene encoding uncharacterized protein LOC126661604: MLSKVLEKLDKIEQRELDARQREKNQASTIHHLETQISQMALILQGRPQGGLPSTTENNPREQIKAVELRRGRNLEKANGKKHVVEEDDSQVVIDVASSSQELPKDFEEVAIDVEEPYVRPPPPPFVPKVPFPSRLRKAPDNQKFHKFLEIFKKLQINLSLADALREMPQYGASINLMPLTIFRTLCGEQTVKNTSMVLQLADHSLKRPYGIVEDVLVKECLMILGRPFMNTGRALIDVHGGKLTLRIDEETVEFDMKKVMRGTIEEEECMRIDLLDEVVEQL, encoded by the exons ATGCTTTCCAAGGTGCTAGAGAAGTTGGATAAGATTGAGCAAAGAGAGCTTGATGCTAGAcaaagggagaagaaccaagcttcGACAATCCATCATTTGGAGACCCAAATCTCGCAAATGGCTCTTATACTTCAAGGTAGACCGCAAGGGGGATTGCCCTCTACTACGGAAAATAACCCAAGGGAGCAAATTAAAGCGGTGGAGCTTCGAAGAGGGAGGAACCTTGAAAAAGCTAATGGCAAGAAGCatgttgttgaggaggatgatTCTCAAGTGGTGATTGATGTTGCTAGCTCTAGTCAAGAACTACCTAAGGATTTTGAGGAGGTGGCTATTGATGTTGAAGAACCGTATGTTAGACCACCACCTCCACCTTTTGTGCCAAAAgttccattcccaagccggttgaGAAAAGCGCCGGACAATCAAAAGTTCCATAAGTTTCTTGAGATATTCAAGAAACTTCAAATTAACCTAAGCCTAGCGGATGCTTTGCgagagatgccccaatatg GTGCTAGTATTAATCTCATGCCTCTAACTATTTTCAGGACGCTATGTGGAGAGCAAACCGTGAAGAAcacctcgatggtactccaacTAGCGGATCATTCATTAAAGAGACCCTATGGAATTGTGGAGGATGTTCTTGTAAAG GAATGCCTAATGATCTTAGGGCGGCCCTTTATGAACACCGGGAGAGCCTTGATTGATGTTCATGGTGGGAAATTgaccttgagaattgatgaaGAAACGGtcgagtttgatatgaagaaaGTCATGAGGGGTACCATCGAGGAGGAAGAGTGTATGAGGATCGATTTGTTGGATGAAGTTGTGGAACAACTTTAA